ACACAGTGGTTGCTGTCAGAAACCCACTGAATGAGCCTGTGTTTGATGGTCTAGAAAAGGGAGACAAGTTCACTGATATCCTTAGCCCCAGCTTATTTAACTCTGGGAATTATGGGTTTATTTTTGAGAAGATGTGGCTCTGAGGATGTATTCTAAAGCTCCTTGGTAAGCTAGTACCATCTGTGTGAAAGCCTGTCCTGAAACTGGAGAGATGCACTGCTCTGGAGAAGGCTGAGCAGGGCTTTCTGTGTAGTTTTAAGCACCTCTTCTCCAGGTTCAAGAGGAAAAGGGATTTATTGTGTCAGCTCTATACCACACTTCTCCAGTCTGTGTCTCTCAGGCTCGAGTAAAAGTACTCAGGCACACACTGTGGGCAGCAATGCAATCATTAGTTCAAAAGTTTTTCAATTTTAGTAGCTTTTATTACTTCAGCAAAACAGAAGCCAGCACATCAGCACAAACTGGTGTGGGACAAAAACACCAGAGGAAAAAACAAATAATGTTGTAAATAATTCAAAGACTGTTTGTtgattgcaattcctttgattggACCTCCAGGGAGAAGGATGACATTACTTTTACATTTTTCACCATCAGCATCCATTATATAATCTGCTCAGAGTCTGTCTGCCAGGATCCTGAGACATGACAGTGAAGCTGCTTGAAGATGATGAACTTGCTTGGAGTCCTCTAATTTCTCTTGATTTCCCCCAGCTGGCCCTATCTAACCAGAAAAGGCTGAGATGGGAAAGGAGCCAGGGTCTGGCAGGCAGGAGGAGACCTGTGGCAgatgtggggacaccagggggttCTGCAGTATTGCCAGGAGCTCAGCTTTGTTTTTAGGCAGCAGTGCTGCAAACTGTGCCCTGTTTGTCACCCCCCTGGCTTGCAGGGGTTACAAAGTGAAACCACCACAAACATTTGGGCAGCAAGAGGAGATTTGCCAGCATGTCCTCAGTAGCTGAGAGTCCCAAGACAGTAGACTGACACTGCTAGGAGACCGTCCCCCTGTGCTCCACAGCAGCAATATTTACTGATCTATGACTTGTGATGGTGCCTCTAATCAGAGTGTATCATTCCCTCAGACTGGGTGCAAAGGCTGGCAGATGAGCTGTTTTGATCTTTTGAGTGagagaaaacaagaagaaaagaatGACCAGTGAAGGTGGTAACCTACTTGAAATGTTTTATATAGCATAGGAATTTTGCATGGTGCCATACCATGGTCTATGAACCAGCTACACCTGCTTGTGTAAGGGGACCAAGCACAAGCAATGGTGGGACACCAGTGGCAAGGGCCATGGCAGTTACCAGCTTGGATTAACTAAATGAATAATCCTGGACACTGAAGGAAGATCATTTTCTATGAACTACACTACTGGCGCTCTGTGGTTTCACTTGTGAACAATCACTCCTTCAGCAATAATAGATTCCCTTTCAAACAAAGCAATTGAAAAAGGCAAATCACAACAGATGCCAATATTATGCTGTTCCACACCGCTTTGGAATGTATGCAGTGTCACAGGTGCTTCTGGATTTATCTTGTTCAAAATTCAGTTCTGCCCACTGCCTTACAATGGCACACAGCTCAGGCTTGGGGCAGGACTGTCACCTTGGGCTTgcagctcttcttccagccccatctTGCAGTCCTTGACCCACAGCTCGTATGCTCTTTCCAGGGTCTCTTCACTGGTGTCATTGAATATGTCTGGAAAATAAGAGTTGTGGTTAATAGGACATCCAGAGGAGTTTTTCCTGCCTGCACACACTGACTATGACTGTCACTCCAGTTTGTGGGAGCCTTTTGTCTTGTGTGTGGAGACTGAGCTTCACGAAAATGGTGTGAAAAGGAAAGAGATAGCAGAGATCACAACCTGGTACCATGGCACCTGGTACCATGCATTGCTTCCGTGTTAGGGGTTGGttagcttttatttttaaatcttatGAGTATTTCATCCCTGATATTGAACAGATATTATTTAGTTTGCAAATATTATTTCTAGGCACAGTAGAAAATTAAATTCCTTTTGCCGAGGATATTTAACAAATATTTTCAAGTATAACAGAagaattgtttttctcttttccccttgCTGATTTTTCTGTCAGAGCACTGCATTGCCCTTTGCAAAATGAATTGGTTTATCATAATGCAATTATTTAGACCTCAGTCCTTAATAGAGGATTTCTGGGGTCTGTCCCCTCTGAGGGGACCCTCTGAGTAGGCAGAGCAGTGCATTTCCCTTTGCCAAATGAATTGGTTGTGTCCCCTCAGAGGTCTCCCCAGGGTCCCTCAGGCCGTACCTGCTATGCCGAGGCCTGTGGGCAGAGCACGGTATTTCCCTTTGCAAAATGAATTGGTTAATCATAATGCAATTAATTAATTAGACTTCAGTCCTTAACAGAGTTCTGGGGCTTGTACATAGGAGGGATCCTGTCTCTCGATGGGTTTACCAAGATACAAAAGAGTGCAAGAAATGCACAGCTGCAAACCACAGAGCTCATTTCCCAGGCTGTCACTGCCCGCCAAGTGCCCCCTCATGGGGGCTCCCTGAGGTCCCTCAGGCTGTAcctgccatgctgaggctggTGGGCAGAGCACTGCATTTCCCTTTGCAAAATGAATTGGTTAAGTGGCCCCTTAGGGGGCCAAGTCCCCTCGGGGAGCTCCCTGGGGTCCTTCAGACCGTGAGACCGGTGGGCAGAGCACTGTATTTCCCTTTGCAAAATAAATTGGTCAAGTGTCCCTTTGGGGTGCCAAGTCCCCTCAGAGGCTTCCTGGGGTCCCTCAGAGACTGGTGAGCAGAGCACTGCATTGCCCTTTGCAAAATGAATTGGTTGTGTCCCCTTGGGGGCTCCTCGGTGTCCCTCAGGCTGTACCTGCCACGCCGAGGCCTGTGGGCAGGGGCATCCGGAGCTGTCCCCCACTGTGCTTGAGGCGCTCCCGCAGGGCTCTCTGGATGAGGGCCCAGCTGCAGCCGCTGTGCCAGACCGGCAGCTCCAGGCCCCGCATGCACTGCAGGATCTGCTCCTTGTCCTCGGCGGCCAGCAGCCCGCGCGCGTGGGCCACGTACGTCATGAAGGCCATGTCGACGTTCACAGCTTCCCCGTGCATCAGTGACGGCAGAACCCTCTGCAGAACAGCAAAGGTGGGTGGCACAATGGGTTTGGGGTGGCAAATGGGAAACAAGTGGGGTGTATTGCTAAAAGTGTCCCTAAAAATTGACATTTGACTCACTGCGGTTGCTGGATGTTGGCGTCTTGTGATTTATGGGTTGCTAGGATGATCCATTTTGCGCATGATTAATCACAGCAAAAATCTCCCATAGGGATCTAGGATCTCGTTCTCCTCCCATCTAAATCACTGATAGAGTGCCATGAGATGGAGGGATGGGCTCTGGATATTGGATAAGATGTAGGTGTCCCCCCTCATTCCTCAATGGCAATTTCTCCCCAGCAATACGGGCTATGGCCTTCATGGCTTTGTGCTGTTACAGCTCATGTTGGTGATTTCCAGTGGCTTCACTGCAATCTGGTTTTCTTTGAGCTTCAGTAAGTGCCCAGTAAGAAGAAACAACTGGATCAAGGTCTGAATTGGAAATGGGTGGAGTTGTGGGGGAAATTGGGCAGGAGAAGGAGTCCCTTTGATATGGTGTGTTGGGTGACCTAGCATGTGCAAATCTGGACTTTATCTCAACTCCTTTTCACAAGGTTTTTCATGCAGcctattgatttttttctttcatctttgaAGTGGATATTGCAATATAAAGTCTGTCACTCACCATTTCCAGCTCTGGGCTAATAAGGTGGCCAAAATCAACCAGTCTGTCCAGGTCATCCTCCCAGAGATTGGGAGCCAGCTCTTCCAGCATGGTTTCAATGGCAATCCTGGTAGTCTGCAGTGCAGCATCCCCATGGTGAGCAAAGCTGTTGCAGGACTGGAACTTGGTGTCCAGTAGGTATTTTCCATGGTTCTTGAGCAGGTAAAACAGCCCTTTGTGTTTCATGAGGGCCATCTGGGACAAAGAAGAGATAATTAACGATAATTGTCTGATATTTGTATGTGCTGTTGGAAACTTGAGCGTTTCAGTAGATTGGACTGCAATAACATGTTATACACTAGTTcccctgctgctgggcagctctgcctATGCTGGGGGCTTGCTACGTGCTCCCATAGCCCAGCAGCTGGTTTGTAATGAGCTTTGGTTATTTCTGTGCCTGGAAGGAAACTTGGGAGTAGAAGGTGGCCATCGCCAGGACAGGAACTGGGTGGTGGGGACCACCACCTTGGAGTTGCTCTTAGGGCAATGGAAAGAGGGAAAACGCAGTATTGAGAATATGAGGGTTTAGAAGTGATGTCCTTGTAAGAAGTACATATTTTTCCCTTTCTGACTCATGCATTAGCCCCACCCCTGCAGTGGGGAATGGTGACCAGAGGGTttcacagtgcctgccagaaacCTCCAGATATCCTGGGGATTTCTCATTGTGCAAGCACTGAAAATTGCTGTTGATGAACTCATCTCTAATACACTTTAATTGCTTGAACTCTGCTTTATCAAAAGTTTCCAAAGCTCTCCAGACATAAAGCAATTTACTGAGCACTTTCCAGGTAATTTTAGAAGTAGAATTTGCCTCGCAGGAGATTGATTGACCACACTCGACATACCCACTGAGGTAGGTGCAAATGATCTTGCAGATTATTAATCCCCAGCATAATGAGCCTCAGATTCTCTGCCAGGAGTTCATTACAGAGTGCTATGGATCAGCCTCAATGGAAAGATGAGGCTTTTCttccctggttttgctgtgtctcCTGTGAGTGTTTGCTGTTTCTGGCTGTGAGTTTTGGAGTTTGCTCCACAGGGTTACCACTGGACATTGAGTGTAAGGGATGTTCTAACAAATTTAGCAGCTGTAAAAAAACTATATATAGACTCAATGAGAATTAAAAGTCCTCATGCACCCTTGATGGCCCACCTTTATTCCTCTAAGTTGTTTATACGATGCCATGGATGCTGCTGACATTTTACTTTCCAATACTTAAGAGGGGAGAGAAAGATGAGGACAGACTTTTTAGTAGGGCCTGTTATGCTAGAACAAGGATAGTGGTTTAAACTGGAAGATAGATTCAGGCTAGTTgtgaggaagaaattttttacaatGGGGATAGTGAAACCCTGGAATGAGTTTTCCAGAGACTGgtagatgccccattcctggaaacatACAAGAACATGTTGcatgaggctttgagcaacctgactGAGTGAAAGGTATCCCCGCTTATCACAGGGGAGTCAGACctccaaaggtcccttccaacccaaaccattgtatgACTTTTCAATTTTGaatactgcagctgcaaaagttCATACCTTTAAAATTTCCCCAAGGCCGTTGGAGATGTGTCGCCGAGGGATGCTCTGGAGGAAGGACCTGTCCAGGAAACTCGCCACAGGCGGGGTGTAGCCTCCGAGCTTGTTCTTACACTGCAGAAAGTTCACCCCGTTCTTGGCCCCCACGCTGGCATCCACGTAGGAGAGGAGGGTGGTGGGGACCCGAATGTAGGGGGTGCGTCTCCTGTAGAGCGACGCGGCGAGCCCCACGATGTCCAGGCACACGCCCCCGCCGATGGCGATGATGGGCTCCGTGCGCCGGTCCAGGCTGAAGCTCTGCACCTCGTGCAAGATGTTCAACACCAAGTCCATGGATTTTGTTTCCTCGGTAGTGGGCAGGGCGAGGATTTTGTGCTGGACGTTGTTCCGTTCGAAGTATTCTCTGACTTTGGAGCCGTAAAGTTTGTCGACGACTTCGTCTATGACGATGAAGCGTCTCAGTTTCCTCTTGCTGGCTGTGGCAGGCTCTGTTTGCTGGGGATCAGTGATGTGGCCCCAGAGCAGAGTGGTGTTAGAGGGCTCCAGGATGTCGTATGTTTCTACCACTTTGTAGCAAAAATAGATGGGAGCTTCAACGATCCAGGAAATACCACCTTCGGAGATGCACTCACCTCTGGCAAGGATCAGAAAACATGGTTTGAAGTCACTATATATTCCTAGCTTGATCTTTGCATGTCTGAGCTAATTTAAGGATATTCCTGGGAGATAAAGAATGTGGTCTCCTGCCCATGCACTGCAGAAACACGGGGTTGTGAGGGTGGGACACCTCCATGGGTGTCAGGGCTCACCAATTTTGTTCATGGAGAAGCTCTCTGAGGTCTAAGTCAAGAGTTAAATGTTTGACTTCGTACATAACATTAAAAAGATACGGTCCAGAAGGGCTGGGGCATGTTTTTCATGCTAGAAGTTGAAAACCCATAAAGATTGAGCCAGCCCAATCATTTCAGCTTTCAGAAAGGGAGTGGGGAAGAGAAGAGGTTGCCAGAATTTTCCACATTCATTGAAGAAGCATCCTCTGATGGTGTATCTAGATGGTAGCAGTTAATTTATTCCTGTCTATCTATACACAGCCACACATCACATCTCCATTCAGACCAGTGTTTCTACAATGCCTTAGTTTAACTAGCAGATCTCTACCTCAAAATAGGTGTGATAGAAATAGGAAGTGCTcctggagaaggaaagaaaatgatCTGGGGGTTGGGAAACAATTCCACATTGGAGTTTTCAAGggtaaataaaagccaaaattaGTTATCTCTCTAAACTAACGAAAAACACAGTCTGACAACCCCTTCCTTCTGTGGGATGGGCAAACTAGGGAAAAAACAAGTTGggaatcagaaaagaaaaaaaaaaggcagatgtATTTTATGTAAGGCTGTTTTTTGAGCTGCATTTTGGTAAAAAATGAGTTTCTGTG
This region of Melospiza melodia melodia isolate bMelMel2 chromosome 10, bMelMel2.pri, whole genome shotgun sequence genomic DNA includes:
- the LOC134422332 gene encoding 2-epi-5-epi-valiolone synthase-like → MLVTEEACAAAVPGATVPQKPQQTDFQLVRVKSTWSRIKKGETLSNNDEDEVTLSEATIGECISEGGISWIVEAPIYFCYKVVETYDILEPSNTTLLWGHITDPQQTEPATASKRKLRRFIVIDEVVDKLYGSKVREYFERNNVQHKILALPTTEETKSMDLVLNILHEVQSFSLDRRTEPIIAIGGGVCLDIVGLAASLYRRRTPYIRVPTTLLSYVDASVGAKNGVNFLQCKNKLGGYTPPVASFLDRSFLQSIPRRHISNGLGEILKMALMKHKGLFYLLKNHGKYLLDTKFQSCNSFAHHGDAALQTTRIAIETMLEELAPNLWEDDLDRLVDFGHLISPELEMRVLPSLMHGEAVNVDMAFMTYVAHARGLLAAEDKEQILQCMRGLELPVWHSGCSWALIQRALRERLKHSGGQLRMPLPTGLGVADIFNDTSEETLERAYELWVKDCKMGLEEELQAQGDSPAPSLSCVPL